In one window of Cryptococcus depauperatus CBS 7841 chromosome 3, complete sequence DNA:
- a CDS encoding sorting nexin-3, giving the protein MSEHVQDSYYGNPYHQQQQQQQQQQQQGHQYQSSNEYNSPYDYQRQPQQQPVQSPTSPPNIDVTHSPFIRTDSSQVVSFTDMARMAGRPQTFDEMYSVPESFLEIEIRNPMTHGMGRKMYTDYEIVCMTNIPAFKLRHSVVRRRYSDFEAFRDILERESTRVNIPSLPGKIFTNRFSDEVIEQRREGLQRFLEIVAGHPLLQTGSKVLCAFLQDPAWDRSQWI; this is encoded by the exons ATGAGTGAACACGTACAGGACT CGTACTATGGAAACCCCTATCAccaacagcaacagcaacaacaacagcagcagcaacaggGGCATCAATACCAATCTTCAAATGAATACAATTCTCCCTATGACTATCAACGGCAACCACAACAGCAACCCGTTCAGTCACCTACGAGTCCACCCAACA TCGATGTTACCCATTCACCTTTTATCAGGACAGACTCTTCTCAAGTTGTGAGCTTTACCGACATGGCACGCATGGCCGGCAGACCGCAGACT TTTGACGAAATGTATTCTGTCCCAGAATCGTTCcttgaaattgaaattCGAAATCCAATGACCCACGGTATGGGAAGAAAGATGTACACTGATTATGAAATTGTTTGTATG ACCAATATTCCAGCATTCAAACTCCGACACTCTGTCGTGAGACGCCGTTATTCTGATTTCGAAGCTTTCAGAGATATCCTAGAGAGGGAAAGCACCCGGGTCAACATTCCTTCCTTACCTGGCAAA ATATTCACCAATCGCTTCTCTGACGAAGTTATCGAGCAACGGCGTGAAGGGCTGCAGAGATTCCTAGAAATCGTAGCAGGACATCCTCTGTTACAGACAGGTAGCAAGGTGTTGTGTGCTTTCCTCCAGG ACCCCGCGTGGGATAGGTCTCAGTGGATCTAA